In Pseudobdellovibrionaceae bacterium, the following proteins share a genomic window:
- a CDS encoding response regulator yields the protein MRLSPTEERLLFDMICNLTGAAYEEDFRREMIMNNIGFRMQNLKIPNLKGYLERIERDEGEFDHLISLSTIHTTAWFREKGHFDFLYKLAMSCDNHALSPLRLWFSACSTGQEVYTAGMVLERVRQHRPSFEYRILGSDIDVISLNYARQAIYPTRKISEVPNEFQEFVLEGSGKTDGLFTIAKEIRDRTAFRRIDLNQVEEANLDKFDVIACRNVLIYFKSPKVHSIVGNQQKYLKEGGHFIVGHCEAVEAGDYGLKSLGGSVYRRESEKKEKEKWVLVVDDSPTYRRFLVKQLEAWGFGTVQAASAAEAEAAIHQRKFDLITLDLHMPDRSGGDWIEDVRKRNIRTPVVIVSEAHPKEAFKVVEVLERDSVEFLDKVTVSGRPDVLKLTAEGITRQAEMVKKGRTGDTGRVSLGLRKSAVPDAILIGASTGGPQALTRILRNWPKPSPPVVVVQHISKNFLQAFAERLAQVSGLELGDPAHDPVLKENHVYLALDDYHLHIGRGSEQLTIRPYKGDARHGHRPSVDELFLSSVPHGHRVCSVILTGMGADGAKGMVELRKAGALTFGQDEESCVVYGMPKEAFNNGGVEHVGDVEFIRQSLLDLIALPSKKAAG from the coding sequence ATGAGATTGAGTCCCACCGAGGAGAGACTCCTCTTTGACATGATCTGCAATCTGACGGGGGCTGCCTATGAGGAAGACTTCCGTCGGGAAATGATCATGAACAACATTGGCTTTCGTATGCAAAATCTCAAGATACCCAACCTTAAGGGATATTTGGAGCGCATTGAAAGGGACGAAGGCGAATTTGATCATCTGATTTCCCTGTCCACCATTCACACCACAGCTTGGTTTCGGGAAAAGGGACACTTTGATTTTCTGTATAAGCTTGCCATGAGTTGTGACAACCATGCTCTCAGTCCCCTGAGACTGTGGTTTTCAGCCTGTTCGACGGGTCAGGAAGTTTACACGGCCGGTATGGTGCTGGAACGAGTCCGTCAGCATCGACCCAGCTTCGAATACCGCATCCTCGGCTCCGATATTGATGTGATTAGTTTAAATTATGCTCGCCAGGCGATCTACCCAACGCGCAAGATTTCTGAGGTCCCTAATGAGTTTCAGGAATTTGTGCTCGAAGGATCGGGCAAGACCGATGGACTATTCACCATTGCCAAGGAGATACGTGACCGCACGGCGTTTCGGCGTATTGATTTGAACCAGGTGGAAGAAGCCAACCTGGACAAATTTGATGTCATTGCCTGCCGCAATGTCCTGATTTATTTCAAATCGCCTAAAGTACACTCCATTGTTGGCAATCAGCAGAAGTACCTCAAGGAGGGTGGTCATTTTATCGTCGGTCACTGCGAGGCTGTGGAGGCTGGAGACTACGGATTGAAATCCCTCGGTGGTTCTGTGTACCGGCGGGAATCGGAAAAGAAAGAAAAGGAAAAGTGGGTACTGGTGGTGGACGATTCGCCCACCTACAGAAGGTTTCTTGTCAAACAATTGGAAGCATGGGGCTTTGGCACCGTGCAGGCTGCGAGTGCCGCAGAAGCCGAGGCGGCCATTCATCAGAGGAAATTCGACCTGATCACCCTTGATCTCCATATGCCCGACCGATCTGGCGGGGATTGGATTGAAGATGTCCGCAAGCGGAACATTCGCACCCCGGTTGTCATCGTTAGCGAAGCCCACCCTAAAGAGGCCTTTAAGGTGGTGGAAGTATTGGAGAGAGATTCAGTGGAATTCCTTGACAAGGTGACGGTGTCGGGGCGCCCAGACGTTTTAAAACTGACGGCCGAAGGTATCACTCGGCAGGCAGAGATGGTAAAAAAAGGCCGCACGGGCGACACCGGCCGAGTGTCCCTGGGCTTGCGCAAAAGTGCAGTGCCAGATGCTATTCTGATTGGCGCCAGCACGGGTGGGCCCCAGGCCTTGACGCGGATTTTGCGCAACTGGCCCAAGCCAAGTCCTCCTGTTGTCGTCGTCCAACACATTTCGAAGAACTTTTTGCAGGCCTTCGCTGAAAGGTTGGCTCAGGTCTCTGGACTAGAGTTGGGAGATCCGGCTCATGATCCGGTGCTGAAGGAAAACCATGTTTATCTCGCCCTTGACGACTACCATCTGCATATTGGGCGGGGCTCGGAGCAGCTGACTATCCGTCCCTATAAAGGAGACGCCAGGCATGGCCATCGCCCCTCAGTGGATGAATTGTTTTTGTCCAGTGTCCCTCATGGCCACCGGGTCTGTTCGGTAATCCTCACTGGCATGGGTGCTGACGGAGCTAAAGGAATGGTGGAGTTGCGCAAAGCCGGTGCTTTGACCTTTGGTCAAGATGAAGAGTCCTGTGTGGTCTACGGAATGCCCAAAGAAGCCTTCAACAATGGCGGTGTGGAGCACGTCGGTGATGTGGAATTTATTCGTCAGTCACTCCTCGACCTGATTGCCCTCCCCAGCAAAAAAGCCGCCGGCTAA
- a CDS encoding purine-binding chemotaxis protein CheW, giving the protein MTSYQLDEEADKDKFLLFYLGKELYGVPLLGVKEVIEFREAKPVPNMVDYFDGVINLRGEIIGVMDLRRKLGIDPDDTKCQLIFQTQRGTLAATVDSVQSVASIPGAAIDREPNVESKIEQKYLIGVGNLNDRLITLLDFSQLLTDEQLDQVSDMVG; this is encoded by the coding sequence ATGACCAGTTATCAGTTAGATGAAGAAGCGGATAAGGACAAGTTTCTGCTCTTTTACCTCGGCAAGGAACTCTATGGGGTGCCCCTGTTGGGAGTGAAAGAGGTGATTGAATTCCGTGAGGCAAAGCCCGTTCCCAATATGGTGGATTACTTTGACGGAGTCATTAATCTCCGTGGTGAAATCATTGGCGTAATGGACCTGAGGCGCAAATTGGGCATCGACCCTGACGATACCAAGTGCCAATTGATCTTTCAAACTCAGAGAGGCACCCTGGCTGCTACAGTAGACTCGGTTCAGTCAGTGGCCAGTATTCCAGGGGCCGCCATCGACCGGGAGCCCAATGTGGAATCCAAGATTGAACAAAAATATCTCATTGGCGTGGGCAATCTCAATGATCGTCTGATCACTTTGCTCGACTTCTCTCAATTGTTGACCGATGAACAGCTCGACCAAGTCTCGGACATGGTCGGCTAG
- a CDS encoding chemotaxis protein CheW yields MFDDLIGQYVVEGLENLEKWEEACLELGRGFNEESAKLLYRIAHNLKGGAQIFGLEELIRFCHRTEDLLRLVVNQELSVDPNLVAFLLDLETLLKDWLNQLNKDMAFVPALAEPKNRLEIFIDQSKSASVVKVSTEDSKGAESPTEGTPTEESSSSPELEDHLKEMLASGADPRMGHGGGSGRTGGGKPGAADSGEGKGDSTIRVSAQKLDELIQLIGELSLNQSIVNQSVNKGQMNTEVFENALGATNKIAKALQSAALDLRMQTLGGLFQKLRRTAWDVARQQDKEVEIEVVGDEVALDRTVIERVSEPLVHCIRNAVDHGIEDVGGRESKGKPNQALLRIQAVNEAGGVTISISDDGKGINPEAVMTKAVAKGLIDADTYLTDHEKMELIFLPGFSTAEQVTDISGRGIGMDIVKTAVDSLGGEIAIESEVDIGTTIRMNLPINLSIMDALVIEIGGLDYAIPTKDLSEVIDLSDYTIESTGKTQKMINIRGKVVPLNPLRRYLPSTIQARNQEDELKWEKFPALIYENEVGKFAFWVESVKQQQQVFVRPLADHLAKIPGVGGATILSNGEPSMIVSLPSIAKKMSSKVRPA; encoded by the coding sequence ATGTTTGATGATCTCATCGGTCAGTATGTCGTTGAAGGTTTAGAGAACCTGGAAAAGTGGGAAGAAGCCTGCTTGGAGTTGGGACGTGGTTTCAACGAGGAAAGTGCCAAGCTTCTCTATCGCATTGCCCACAATCTCAAAGGTGGCGCGCAAATTTTTGGTTTGGAAGAGCTGATTCGCTTCTGTCATCGCACAGAAGACCTCCTACGTCTGGTGGTGAATCAGGAACTGAGTGTTGATCCCAATTTGGTGGCCTTCCTCCTCGACTTGGAAACTTTGCTTAAGGACTGGTTGAATCAACTCAACAAGGACATGGCCTTTGTTCCCGCATTAGCCGAGCCCAAAAACCGGCTGGAAATCTTTATTGACCAGTCAAAGTCGGCTTCTGTTGTGAAAGTATCGACTGAGGACAGCAAGGGAGCTGAATCTCCAACTGAGGGAACGCCTACTGAAGAGAGTTCCTCCTCTCCAGAGCTGGAGGATCATCTTAAAGAGATGTTGGCATCTGGAGCCGACCCCCGCATGGGTCATGGAGGTGGCTCGGGCCGAACTGGGGGTGGAAAGCCCGGTGCAGCTGACTCGGGTGAAGGCAAAGGGGATTCTACAATCAGAGTCTCCGCGCAAAAACTGGACGAGTTGATTCAGTTGATCGGTGAATTGTCCCTCAATCAGTCGATTGTGAATCAGAGTGTGAATAAGGGACAAATGAACACAGAAGTCTTTGAAAACGCCCTAGGGGCCACCAACAAGATTGCCAAGGCCCTTCAGTCGGCAGCCCTGGATCTGAGGATGCAAACCCTTGGCGGGCTGTTTCAAAAGCTGCGCCGTACGGCCTGGGATGTGGCCCGCCAGCAGGACAAGGAAGTGGAAATTGAAGTTGTGGGCGATGAGGTGGCCTTGGATCGAACAGTGATCGAGAGGGTCTCAGAGCCTTTGGTTCATTGCATCCGCAATGCCGTCGATCATGGAATTGAAGATGTAGGAGGTCGGGAGTCCAAGGGCAAACCCAACCAGGCTCTTCTTCGCATTCAAGCGGTCAACGAGGCCGGTGGGGTGACGATTTCCATTAGTGATGACGGCAAAGGAATTAATCCTGAGGCTGTTATGACGAAGGCGGTAGCCAAGGGATTGATCGATGCCGACACTTATCTTACCGACCATGAAAAGATGGAGCTCATCTTTTTGCCCGGTTTTTCCACCGCTGAACAGGTGACCGACATTTCCGGCCGGGGCATTGGCATGGACATCGTTAAAACGGCCGTCGACTCCTTGGGTGGGGAAATCGCCATTGAGTCTGAAGTGGACATTGGCACCACCATTCGCATGAATCTTCCCATCAATCTCAGCATTATGGACGCTCTGGTGATCGAAATTGGTGGACTTGACTACGCCATCCCAACAAAGGACTTGTCAGAGGTCATTGACTTATCCGACTACACCATCGAGAGTACGGGAAAAACCCAAAAGATGATCAATATCAGAGGCAAGGTCGTGCCACTAAATCCCTTAAGGCGCTACCTTCCCAGCACGATCCAGGCCCGAAACCAGGAAGACGAGTTGAAGTGGGAAAAGTTTCCCGCCCTGATCTACGAGAACGAGGTGGGCAAGTTTGCCTTTTGGGTCGAATCAGTCAAACAGCAACAGCAAGTGTTTGTCCGGCCTCTGGCCGATCACCTGGCAAAGATACCCGGTGTGGGTGGGGCGACGATTCTGTCCAATGGCGAACCCAGTATGATTGTCAGTTTACCCAGTATTGCCAAAAAAATGTCATCAAAGGTAAGGCCAGCATGA
- a CDS encoding chemotaxis protein CheX, giving the protein MGAAKKATTNFELTDQVADIVESNVRDVFLSMFNLEAKTGEHRFERDHVDQGDVSGTVGMVQQEMEGTLTVSFPKQTIFNILRDIYGRDFEEVDQTVKEGVGELTNVIYSMVKRGLNELGYDFKMAIPDIVVGENHQIFKVQVGQTLVLPFQLGEEKFEVSITIRS; this is encoded by the coding sequence ATGGGTGCTGCTAAGAAGGCCACAACCAATTTTGAACTGACCGATCAGGTCGCTGACATTGTGGAAAGCAATGTTCGCGATGTGTTTCTAAGTATGTTCAATCTGGAAGCCAAAACCGGCGAGCATCGCTTTGAGCGCGACCATGTGGATCAGGGGGATGTGTCTGGTACAGTGGGCATGGTTCAACAGGAAATGGAAGGCACACTGACGGTGTCTTTTCCCAAGCAGACCATCTTCAACATCCTTCGCGATATTTACGGGCGCGACTTCGAAGAAGTGGATCAGACCGTTAAAGAGGGAGTGGGCGAGCTGACTAACGTCATTTACTCGATGGTGAAGCGTGGTCTTAATGAGCTGGGCTATGACTTCAAAATGGCCATTCCTGACATTGTTGTGGGTGAGAACCACCAGATTTTTAAGGTCCAGGTGGGCCAGACTCTTGTCCTGCCCTTTCAGTTGGGCGAAGAGAAGTTTGAGGTCTCCATTACCATCCGCTCCTGA
- a CDS encoding response regulator, which translates to MGLDPQAKILIVDDFELMRTMLKRALGAIGFSNFAEAADISVADQLMMEATEAKRPFSIVFLDWNLPGGTGYDLLVKWRSNSKLDSVSVVMVTSESDREKVQAALKAGANDYICKPISIDKLKEKLEGLRSGSAQSA; encoded by the coding sequence ATGGGGTTGGACCCTCAAGCGAAAATCTTGATCGTCGACGACTTTGAACTCATGCGCACCATGCTCAAACGGGCCCTCGGTGCCATCGGCTTTTCCAATTTTGCCGAGGCGGCTGACATCTCCGTTGCCGATCAGCTGATGATGGAAGCAACTGAGGCCAAACGTCCCTTCTCCATCGTTTTTCTGGATTGGAACCTCCCAGGAGGAACGGGCTACGATCTTCTTGTGAAATGGCGATCTAATTCCAAGCTAGATAGCGTATCAGTGGTGATGGTGACCAGTGAGTCGGATCGGGAAAAGGTGCAGGCCGCTTTAAAGGCTGGCGCCAATGATTACATTTGCAAACCAATTTCCATCGACAAGCTAAAGGAAAAACTCGAAGGCCTTCGATCGGGTTCAGCCCAATCGGCCTGA
- the hypE gene encoding hydrogenase expression/formation protein HypE has protein sequence MEKRILLAHGNGGKLQQDLLHQVVFPAWQEVVMSSDRDSQVLSWAPEALAISTDSYVVNPLFFPGGNIGHLAICGTTNDLAMSGAQPLYLTVGFILEEGFPIEDFQKILTSMGETARSLGLKIAAGDIKVVEKGKGDGLFINTTGIGQLMTPVTPGPDRIRPGNKIIVSGDLARHGLVIMMSREGMEFSSDLVSDCAPLWPIVKALQEINVDLLCLRDLTRGGLATALHELAHSSGHSFVIEEGQLPLLDPTQGACEVLGIEPIYLACEGTMLIAVAPQQEKKVLELLHCLPGHQMAATIGEVVATHAEVGPEVRMRGQWGGERRVSSLLYESLPRIC, from the coding sequence ATGGAAAAGCGAATTCTTCTCGCTCACGGCAATGGCGGAAAACTCCAACAGGACCTTTTACATCAGGTGGTCTTTCCTGCTTGGCAGGAAGTGGTCATGTCTTCGGATCGTGACAGTCAGGTCCTTTCCTGGGCGCCAGAGGCTTTGGCCATTAGCACTGACTCTTACGTAGTCAACCCCTTGTTTTTTCCCGGCGGCAATATTGGCCACTTGGCCATTTGCGGAACCACCAATGATTTGGCCATGAGCGGAGCCCAACCTCTTTACCTAACGGTGGGTTTTATTCTTGAAGAAGGATTTCCGATTGAAGATTTTCAAAAGATCCTTACCAGCATGGGGGAAACCGCTCGATCTTTGGGACTCAAAATTGCCGCAGGAGATATCAAAGTGGTGGAAAAGGGCAAAGGTGATGGGCTTTTCATCAACACCACCGGCATTGGTCAACTCATGACCCCTGTCACTCCCGGTCCAGATCGAATTAGGCCGGGAAACAAAATCATTGTCAGTGGCGATCTGGCTCGCCACGGCCTGGTCATTATGATGTCCAGGGAAGGAATGGAGTTCTCATCGGATCTGGTTTCTGACTGTGCCCCCCTTTGGCCAATCGTCAAAGCTTTACAAGAAATCAATGTGGATCTTCTTTGTCTACGCGACCTCACCCGCGGTGGACTGGCCACGGCTCTGCATGAGTTAGCCCATTCTTCGGGCCACTCTTTTGTAATTGAAGAAGGTCAATTGCCGCTTTTAGACCCCACCCAGGGCGCTTGTGAAGTCCTCGGCATTGAGCCGATATACTTGGCGTGCGAGGGAACCATGTTGATCGCTGTTGCTCCTCAACAAGAAAAGAAAGTCCTTGAGCTTCTTCATTGTCTGCCTGGTCACCAAATGGCCGCCACCATCGGTGAAGTGGTGGCCACTCATGCAGAGGTGGGACCTGAGGTGAGGATGAGGGGGCAGTGGGGGGGGGAGAGGAGAGTTAGTTCCCTCCTTTATGAATCCCTCCCTCGCATTTGTTGA
- the hypD gene encoding hydrogenase formation protein HypD, with product MKYTTEFRDRELVEKEARHIHEITHQTWRIMEVCGGQTHALLRYGLMDLLPEKIKLVHGPGCPVCVTPVEVLDSAIDLAENKKAILCSFGDMLKVPGSRGNLFDCRARGGDVRVVYSPLDCLSIAKQNPTREVVFLAVGFETTAPAHALAVLQAETLGIKNFSLLVSHYLVPPALRLILSNPKTQVDGFLAAGHVCTIMGAEEYRPIVDEFHVPIVITGFEPLDLMQGIRMVVEQLESETAKLQNQYTRSVVDSGNLVARQAIEKVFHSIRQSWRGLGEYEGSGLGLRSEYSQYDAWAKFGIRVHQQESTSCLAGDIMMGIKRPQDCSHFGKDCRPDHPMGAPMVSSEGACAAYFKYRVDNQSSSHPEKRV from the coding sequence GTGAAATACACGACTGAGTTTCGCGACCGGGAATTAGTGGAGAAAGAAGCGCGGCACATTCATGAGATCACCCACCAGACATGGAGGATCATGGAGGTGTGCGGCGGGCAAACTCACGCTCTTTTGCGCTACGGTCTGATGGATCTTCTGCCGGAAAAAATCAAACTTGTTCACGGCCCAGGTTGCCCTGTCTGTGTGACCCCAGTAGAGGTTTTGGACAGTGCCATTGATTTGGCGGAGAACAAGAAGGCAATCTTATGCTCCTTTGGCGACATGCTGAAAGTTCCTGGAAGTCGTGGTAATCTTTTCGACTGCCGGGCCCGGGGTGGTGATGTGAGAGTGGTCTACAGCCCACTCGACTGCTTATCCATCGCCAAACAAAATCCCACTCGCGAAGTGGTGTTTTTGGCCGTGGGATTTGAAACCACGGCTCCCGCCCATGCTCTTGCCGTGCTTCAGGCTGAAACCCTGGGAATCAAAAACTTCTCTCTGTTAGTTTCTCATTACCTCGTGCCTCCCGCTTTGCGATTGATCTTGAGCAATCCCAAAACCCAGGTCGATGGTTTTTTAGCCGCAGGCCACGTATGCACCATTATGGGTGCTGAAGAGTATCGCCCCATTGTTGACGAGTTTCACGTTCCCATTGTTATCACTGGATTTGAGCCTTTGGATCTCATGCAGGGGATTCGCATGGTCGTAGAGCAGTTAGAAAGTGAAACAGCCAAGTTGCAAAATCAGTACACTCGAAGTGTGGTGGATTCAGGTAACCTTGTCGCCCGCCAAGCCATCGAAAAAGTTTTTCATTCGATCCGCCAAAGTTGGCGAGGACTTGGTGAATATGAGGGCAGTGGTTTGGGTCTAAGATCCGAGTACTCTCAGTATGATGCGTGGGCTAAATTTGGAATTCGCGTTCATCAGCAAGAGAGCACTTCTTGTCTGGCCGGTGACATTATGATGGGGATCAAACGACCCCAAGACTGCTCCCACTTTGGCAAGGACTGTCGCCCCGACCATCCCATGGGTGCTCCCATGGTCTCATCCGAAGGGGCTTGCGCCGCCTACTTCAAGTATCGCGTGGACAACCAGAGTTCTTCTCACCCAGAAAAGAGAGTTTAA
- a CDS encoding HypC/HybG/HupF family hydrogenase formation chaperone produces MCLGVPGRVESIEGEGLLRKGKVSFSGIVKDVALTYVPEAQVGDHVVVHVGVAISVLNEAEAERVLAAYRELEGDEGEIHD; encoded by the coding sequence ATGTGTTTAGGTGTGCCCGGAAGAGTCGAGTCTATTGAGGGCGAAGGCCTGTTGCGTAAAGGTAAAGTCAGTTTTTCCGGAATAGTTAAGGATGTGGCTTTGACCTATGTACCCGAAGCCCAGGTGGGAGATCATGTGGTGGTCCATGTAGGGGTGGCCATTTCTGTACTAAATGAAGCCGAAGCTGAAAGAGTTTTGGCCGCCTATCGAGAGCTGGAAGGGGATGAAGGTGAAATACACGACTGA
- the hypF gene encoding carbamoyltransferase HypF: MKIRRQLDISGSVQGLGVRPYVYNLATELGLQGSVMNTSGGLTIDIQGEDSVIEEFSRLLDLRKPPLVEFRSSKTSERSVDENLKEFVIAPSAVGEVLTSHLLADLATCSKCEVEIFDSRERRYRYPFTNCTYCGPRYSITKNLPYDRAQTSMAGFSMCESCQREYENPADRRFHAQPIACPQCGPQLQLWAADAQVLTSGDEALGQTVTALRQGKIIAVKGLGGFHLMVDAENKVAVSKLRERKGRGDKPFAVMFANLAQVQQVAEVGPKESDWLEGPYRPIVILKKTDGKSFWQVGPEQNTLGVLLPYTPLHHLLLRDFGGPLVCTSGNLSEEPICIDEHQALEKLAKVADLFLVHNRPILRPVEDSVLQVVEDKPMLIRRGRGLAPQLWPATAEGGKEFTEALALGGDLKHAMGLCREDGYLLAPHVGDLEESEAFRQMVSEVNSWQKFFGQKFTEVLVDSHPHYHSHQWAKEQETVNVTGLQHHRAHAWALWAEHGGPQRDFVVIWDGLGFGDDKTIWGGEFFVGSPAGELSRWGAIRPFDLYGGDKAIRDTRRSCLSLLDSALGPELWDETQHQELLQTLGLSQDVQNFFRQFPRSHRHQTTSMGRLFDGVASLLGIYSGNLSFEGQAAMKLQALAELSPVEETYSWEWVFEDGMWWADWRPVVLAMMEDLKLGSTAGGLARRFHQSLADMIVAGFKLQSPCPERVLLGGGCMQNSLLVSLVAKRFSELGIELKWPELNPPGDGGLALGQMAWWMFQQRNEACV, translated from the coding sequence ATGAAGATCAGGCGCCAACTTGACATCTCGGGTTCAGTGCAAGGACTGGGTGTTCGCCCCTATGTCTACAACCTGGCGACGGAGTTGGGTTTACAGGGTTCGGTGATGAACACCAGCGGCGGCCTCACCATTGATATTCAGGGTGAGGATTCTGTCATTGAGGAGTTTAGTCGCCTCCTGGATTTGCGCAAACCGCCCTTGGTTGAGTTTCGCTCCAGCAAAACATCTGAGCGAAGTGTAGACGAAAATCTCAAAGAATTTGTTATTGCTCCGTCCGCAGTCGGAGAGGTGCTGACCAGTCATCTTCTTGCTGATTTGGCGACTTGTTCCAAGTGTGAAGTGGAGATTTTTGATTCACGCGAGCGCCGATACCGCTATCCCTTTACTAATTGCACCTATTGTGGGCCCAGATACTCGATCACTAAGAATCTGCCCTATGACCGGGCTCAAACCTCCATGGCTGGTTTTTCTATGTGTGAGTCCTGCCAAAGGGAATACGAAAACCCGGCAGATCGTCGCTTTCATGCTCAGCCCATTGCCTGTCCCCAATGTGGTCCCCAGCTGCAGCTGTGGGCCGCTGATGCTCAGGTTTTGACTTCAGGTGATGAGGCTCTCGGGCAAACTGTGACGGCCCTCCGCCAGGGGAAAATTATTGCCGTCAAAGGTTTAGGTGGCTTTCACCTGATGGTGGATGCCGAGAATAAGGTAGCGGTTAGCAAATTGCGAGAGCGCAAAGGTCGAGGGGATAAACCCTTTGCTGTGATGTTTGCCAACCTCGCTCAGGTCCAACAGGTGGCTGAAGTTGGCCCTAAAGAGAGTGATTGGCTCGAAGGCCCTTATCGCCCGATTGTGATTCTTAAGAAAACAGACGGCAAGTCATTTTGGCAGGTGGGACCAGAACAAAACACCCTGGGTGTTCTTCTCCCTTACACGCCCCTGCATCATTTATTGCTTCGAGACTTTGGCGGCCCTTTGGTTTGCACCAGTGGCAACCTTTCCGAAGAACCTATTTGTATCGACGAGCACCAGGCGCTAGAAAAACTGGCGAAGGTGGCGGATTTATTTTTGGTTCACAACCGGCCCATTTTGCGGCCGGTGGAGGATTCCGTTCTTCAGGTGGTGGAGGATAAACCCATGTTGATCCGCCGTGGGAGGGGCTTAGCCCCTCAGCTTTGGCCAGCAACAGCTGAAGGCGGCAAGGAGTTCACTGAGGCCCTGGCCCTGGGTGGAGATCTCAAACACGCCATGGGTTTGTGTCGGGAAGACGGCTATTTGCTTGCACCCCATGTGGGGGATCTGGAGGAGTCCGAAGCCTTTCGCCAAATGGTGAGTGAGGTCAACTCTTGGCAGAAGTTCTTCGGTCAGAAGTTCACCGAGGTGTTGGTGGACTCCCACCCTCACTATCATTCTCACCAGTGGGCAAAGGAGCAAGAGACTGTGAATGTGACTGGCCTTCAGCATCATCGCGCCCACGCCTGGGCCCTGTGGGCCGAACATGGCGGACCTCAGCGAGATTTTGTGGTCATTTGGGATGGTCTCGGCTTTGGTGACGACAAAACGATATGGGGCGGGGAGTTTTTTGTTGGGTCTCCAGCAGGAGAGCTGAGTCGCTGGGGAGCGATTAGACCTTTTGATCTCTATGGCGGGGACAAAGCCATCCGAGACACCAGGCGGAGCTGTCTGTCTTTACTTGATTCGGCATTGGGTCCCGAGCTTTGGGATGAAACCCAACACCAGGAGCTGTTGCAGACCCTTGGTCTTTCTCAAGACGTGCAGAATTTCTTTCGTCAGTTCCCGAGAAGTCACCGTCATCAAACCACCAGTATGGGGCGATTATTTGATGGTGTGGCCAGTTTATTGGGAATCTACTCGGGCAATTTGAGTTTTGAGGGCCAGGCAGCCATGAAACTTCAGGCTCTGGCTGAGCTAAGTCCAGTGGAGGAAACCTACAGCTGGGAGTGGGTGTTCGAAGATGGTATGTGGTGGGCCGATTGGCGGCCCGTGGTATTGGCAATGATGGAAGATCTAAAGCTGGGGTCAACGGCCGGGGGTTTGGCTCGCCGCTTTCATCAGTCCTTGGCCGACATGATTGTCGCTGGGTTCAAGCTGCAGTCACCTTGTCCTGAAAGGGTTCTCCTCGGCGGAGGCTGTATGCAGAACTCACTCCTTGTTTCCCTGGTGGCCAAGAGATTTTCTGAATTAGGAATCGAACTCAAGTGGCCTGAGCTCAATCCACCGGGAGACGGTGGTCTGGCCTTGGGGCAAATGGCGTGGTGGATGTTTCAACAAAGGAACGAAGCATGTGTTTAG
- a CDS encoding hydrogenase maturation nickel metallochaperone HypA, producing the protein MIRSLVEKMEQVSQANGGGQVARVKVRIGALANISASHFREHFEIETKGTIAEGSELEIEECGEFSHPQAGHILLESVELETDG; encoded by the coding sequence ATGATTCGTTCTTTGGTGGAAAAGATGGAACAGGTCTCCCAGGCCAATGGTGGTGGACAGGTGGCGCGGGTGAAGGTGCGCATCGGTGCTTTGGCCAATATTTCCGCCAGCCATTTCCGCGAACACTTTGAGATTGAAACCAAAGGAACCATCGCCGAGGGGTCTGAATTGGAAATTGAGGAGTGTGGAGAATTCTCCCATCCTCAGGCCGGGCACATTTTGCTTGAAAGTGTTGAGTTGGAGACGGATGGATGA
- a CDS encoding hydrogenase maturation protease, with amino-acid sequence MKPLIVGVGQPLRGDDSIGPLIVRGISQEIAGEFDTLLVSGDPLELLDVWQERSLVVIVDAYADEANTNNLRHWQFGKGEGEAPFVTGGFSSHMIGLGETIELGRNLERLPESLHLIGIPGRRFVVGEDPGEEVLSRISEVRELIGKIIEEALGA; translated from the coding sequence ATGAAACCATTAATTGTCGGAGTGGGACAGCCCTTAAGAGGTGACGACAGCATTGGTCCGCTGATTGTGAGGGGGATCAGTCAAGAAATCGCAGGTGAGTTTGACACCCTGCTGGTTTCAGGTGATCCCTTGGAGCTTTTGGATGTTTGGCAGGAGCGATCACTGGTGGTGATCGTCGATGCTTATGCGGATGAGGCGAACACAAACAATCTTCGCCACTGGCAGTTTGGCAAGGGTGAGGGTGAAGCTCCTTTTGTCACCGGCGGCTTTTCCTCCCATATGATTGGTCTGGGTGAAACAATCGAGTTGGGGCGCAATTTGGAAAGGCTTCCTGAGAGTCTTCATCTGATCGGCATTCCCGGTCGTCGCTTTGTGGTCGGTGAAGATCCTGGAGAAGAAGTGCTGTCGCGCATATCTGAAGTTCGGGAATTGATCGGTAAGATCATTGAGGAGGCATTAGGTGCATGA